A single genomic interval of Koleobacter methoxysyntrophicus harbors:
- a CDS encoding PHP domain-containing protein — MQYADLHLHSTASDGTSSPEEVVRRAGELGFSVISLTDHDSVGGLEQAISIGEKLNMEVIPGIELSTLHMNEEVHILGYYVDWKDGRLKNKLEYFIRARKSRADKMIEKLNSMGINIARERVLELAGSNFVGRPHIARAMLEKGYIKDLSEAFTADFIGKGGRAYVERHKISPFKAIELILSVKGIPVLAHPGVFKRDEWIKEELIRELVDGGLMGIEVFYPQHSAELTEYYLKVAKKYRLLVSGGSDYHGENSGRNILGSVKLPIGYVYELKDKVSLLKMQLY, encoded by the coding sequence ATGCAGTACGCTGATTTGCATTTACACTCGACGGCTTCTGATGGCACCAGTTCACCAGAAGAAGTAGTGAGAAGGGCAGGGGAGCTGGGTTTTTCCGTCATATCCTTAACTGATCATGATTCTGTTGGAGGATTGGAACAGGCTATTTCCATAGGGGAAAAACTCAATATGGAAGTTATCCCGGGCATAGAACTGTCTACCCTGCACATGAATGAAGAGGTTCATATTTTGGGGTATTATGTAGACTGGAAGGACGGCAGGTTGAAAAACAAGCTGGAATATTTTATTCGAGCCAGGAAATCAAGGGCCGATAAAATGATTGAAAAGTTGAATTCCATGGGTATAAATATAGCCAGGGAAAGGGTATTGGAACTTGCAGGTTCCAACTTTGTCGGAAGGCCCCATATCGCCCGGGCAATGTTAGAAAAAGGCTATATAAAAGACCTGTCAGAAGCCTTTACTGCTGATTTTATAGGTAAAGGCGGCAGGGCCTATGTTGAAAGGCATAAGATATCACCCTTTAAAGCAATAGAATTGATTTTATCAGTGAAAGGCATACCTGTACTGGCTCACCCCGGGGTATTTAAGCGGGATGAATGGATTAAGGAAGAACTCATAAGAGAATTAGTTGACGGCGGTTTAATGGGCATAGAAGTGTTTTATCCCCAGCATTCTGCAGAACTTACGGAATACTATTTAAAGGTTGCAAAAAAATATAGACTCCTTGTTTCAGGTGGGTCTGATTATCACGGGGAGAATTCAGGGAGAAATATATTAGGAAGCGTTAAGCTCCCCATTGGATACGTTTATGAGCTTAAGGATAAAGTATCTTTACTAAAAATGCAGCTCTATTGA
- a CDS encoding Na-translocating system protein MpsC family protein, translating into MKHIGEFKQKLLKINNQVNQNLYGRGLVWQKIDIIEDRIIIVAENIRIPVLAKIDDKNAFTTRLMDLALLNEFKIRLREEFENNFPYKIKSVMKDYDPKAQLAATIIILENPLEI; encoded by the coding sequence GTGAAGCATATAGGGGAATTTAAACAAAAACTGTTGAAAATCAACAATCAGGTAAACCAAAACCTCTACGGTAGGGGGTTGGTGTGGCAAAAGATAGATATAATTGAAGACAGGATTATAATTGTGGCGGAAAATATACGGATTCCTGTCCTGGCGAAGATCGATGATAAAAATGCATTTACAACCAGGCTGATGGACCTGGCTTTGTTAAATGAATTTAAGATTAGATTGAGAGAGGAGTTTGAAAACAATTTTCCATATAAAATTAAGTCTGTAATGAAGGATTACGACCCAAAAGCGCAGCTGGCTGCTACTATCATAATTCTAGAAAACCCTCTGGAAATATAA
- a CDS encoding Nif3-like dinuclear metal center hexameric protein encodes MTERIVKVKDIIDTLDKITGGRVVKGREDLFCGKNPFVVVKSSNIPGKAVMEIPGIVWGDLNKPVRKLAVAMTLTECKIELAGATGVDVIVAHHPIADAANSGGVTLKNYLGLYNIAAIELHEAFHGLHPGISYIHGIKAHRVDIAYGGIPGNIMYVGTTLEGIETLGDILNRLREFMNYEVEEEMLESERQVRGCREILETNIVTGGKIFNGSIDSRVKNVLHIFPHTGFTPEHLEQVMKEHPEVDTVLATISRVHEDSPLVLKAQEYGLNFIAGNSHAMEIYENGLPLAAALNYYLGRDVKILIFNERVTSTPVEMFGSKAVREYAKYITENFLIEKGK; translated from the coding sequence ATGACTGAAAGGATAGTAAAAGTAAAGGACATTATCGATACCCTTGATAAAATTACCGGAGGGAGGGTGGTAAAGGGAAGGGAAGACCTGTTTTGCGGGAAAAACCCTTTCGTTGTAGTAAAGTCTTCAAACATACCGGGAAAGGCAGTTATGGAGATACCGGGAATAGTGTGGGGAGATCTGAATAAACCGGTCAGGAAATTAGCCGTTGCCATGACTTTAACGGAATGCAAGATTGAACTGGCAGGGGCTACGGGAGTGGATGTAATAGTAGCTCATCACCCTATTGCAGATGCCGCTAATTCCGGAGGGGTAACCCTTAAGAACTATTTAGGCCTTTATAACATTGCAGCAATTGAACTTCATGAAGCCTTTCACGGTTTACATCCCGGGATTTCGTATATCCACGGCATTAAAGCCCATAGAGTAGATATAGCGTATGGCGGTATCCCCGGAAACATAATGTATGTAGGGACAACCCTTGAGGGTATAGAAACCCTGGGGGATATTCTGAACAGGTTGAGGGAATTTATGAACTATGAGGTAGAGGAAGAGATGTTAGAGTCAGAGCGCCAGGTGAGGGGATGCAGAGAAATTCTCGAGACAAATATCGTTACGGGAGGAAAGATCTTTAACGGAAGTATCGACAGCAGGGTAAAAAATGTACTCCATATATTTCCCCATACCGGTTTTACCCCTGAACACCTGGAACAGGTTATGAAGGAGCATCCTGAAGTCGATACCGTTCTGGCTACTATCAGCAGGGTTCATGAGGACAGCCCGCTGGTGTTAAAAGCACAGGAATACGGCCTTAATTTTATAGCAGGCAATTCCCATGCAATGGAGATATACGAAAACGGGTTGCCGCTGGCTGCAGCACTGAACTATTACCTGGGAAGGGATGTAAAAATCCTGATATTCAACGAAAGGGTAACATCCACACCGGTAGAAATGTTTGGATCTAAGGCTGTAAGGGAATATGCAAAATATATTACAGAGAACTTCCTAATAGAAAAAGGAAAATAG
- a CDS encoding anti-sigma-I factor RsgI family protein, with translation MASIKGIVIDVKDRYVYLATRDGQFVKRIYNGPPPLIGTEIEIKEDRKVIPWKIMATAAAVLVMAFSSLIYLYKIPTAYMAIDINPGIQLGVSPIKNIVKAEALNEDGQILLNHTHLIGLKVEKGLEEIIVKAIDTGFINETKTNVIQITVVKTGLATIDPREVEKPVVKELEERNLDGYVKVRKAEKTDLAEAEKQNIQLNAYMIKKELDEEIKQKVKDKPELWKKPVKEILKELDPDEIFEEKDYHGKKHGKEDLLPEKSVPDDREKEKKENDKKANKNPSEPEKHNDTNEDKKGIPPEKPGPNDKGNGNGKDSTNKDLNEPQVPKIDQPEKIPFSPGYNEIKGPKKDGENSSKKNTNNKEDNDDRGNEDHDDTGDNKNIHDVDRELEEKQKEIEDKINKRRGEIIQQIDEIKNRIDNLKKNPKDRKRS, from the coding sequence ATGGCCAGTATAAAAGGAATCGTAATTGATGTAAAGGATAGATACGTATATCTGGCAACCCGAGATGGCCAGTTTGTAAAAAGGATATATAACGGTCCCCCGCCTCTTATAGGAACGGAAATAGAAATAAAAGAAGACAGAAAGGTAATCCCATGGAAAATCATGGCTACCGCAGCAGCCGTTCTGGTAATGGCCTTTTCTTCCCTGATCTATTTGTATAAGATTCCAACCGCATATATGGCCATAGATATAAATCCGGGCATTCAGCTGGGGGTTTCGCCGATCAAAAACATCGTTAAGGCAGAAGCCTTAAATGAAGATGGTCAGATTCTTTTGAATCATACCCATCTCATAGGTTTAAAGGTAGAAAAAGGGCTGGAAGAAATAATTGTTAAGGCTATAGATACGGGATTTATAAATGAAACGAAAACAAATGTTATCCAAATAACCGTCGTAAAAACAGGCCTTGCAACTATAGATCCCCGGGAAGTAGAAAAACCAGTTGTGAAAGAACTGGAGGAAAGGAATTTAGATGGTTATGTAAAGGTCAGAAAGGCTGAAAAAACCGATTTGGCGGAAGCGGAAAAACAGAATATACAGCTAAACGCCTATATGATTAAAAAGGAACTGGACGAAGAAATAAAACAGAAGGTAAAGGATAAACCCGAGCTCTGGAAAAAACCCGTTAAGGAAATCCTTAAAGAGCTTGACCCTGATGAAATCTTTGAAGAAAAGGATTACCACGGGAAAAAACACGGGAAAGAAGACCTTCTTCCCGAAAAGTCGGTTCCTGATGACAGAGAAAAGGAAAAAAAAGAAAATGATAAAAAAGCAAACAAAAACCCTTCAGAACCTGAAAAGCATAATGATACGAACGAGGATAAAAAAGGAATTCCTCCTGAAAAACCCGGGCCAAACGACAAAGGAAATGGAAATGGAAAAGATAGCACAAATAAGGACCTAAATGAGCCCCAGGTGCCGAAAATCGATCAACCTGAAAAAATCCCCTTTTCTCCCGGTTATAACGAAATAAAAGGACCGAAGAAGGATGGGGAAAACAGCAGTAAAAAGAATACCAACAATAAAGAAGATAATGATGATAGGGGTAATGAGGACCATGATGATACCGGCGATAACAAAAATATCCACGATGTAGACCGGGAATTAGAAGAGAAACAGAAGGAAATCGAGGACAAGATCAATAAAAGAAGGGGAGAAATCATTCAACAGATTGACGAAATTAAAAATAGAATCGACAATCTAAAGAAAAACCCTAAGGACAGGAAAAGAAGCTGA
- the sigI gene encoding RNA polymerase sigma-I factor → MDKNTELALQAKNSPYIRNSFIQEHRNFILKISSLICRRQLDWANDDELSVALIAFNEAIDSYDRSSGKEFLNYAKIVIRNRLVDYFRKESKCTHISLESDEDSEISTYTLKKSMELYQIETENQNMAFEVMAFSEILSRYGITIEDLTSNSPTHRKTRFQLMNLALLISQHPQMVEKFKRNKQLPAKDICTITKTNKRLLERWRKYIVAMLVVLTHDELSGFRSYIFSERRGK, encoded by the coding sequence ATGGATAAAAATACTGAATTAGCCCTCCAGGCTAAAAACAGCCCGTATATACGCAATTCTTTTATTCAGGAACACCGAAATTTCATTTTAAAAATTTCATCATTAATTTGCAGACGGCAGTTAGATTGGGCCAATGATGATGAACTCAGTGTTGCTCTAATAGCCTTTAATGAAGCAATAGATTCATATGATCGTTCATCGGGGAAGGAATTCCTTAATTACGCCAAAATAGTTATAAGGAACCGTCTCGTCGATTATTTCAGAAAGGAATCTAAATGCACTCACATATCACTGGAATCAGATGAAGATTCTGAAATAAGTACATATACATTAAAAAAATCTATGGAACTCTACCAAATTGAAACGGAAAACCAGAACATGGCCTTTGAGGTTATGGCCTTTTCTGAAATATTATCCAGATACGGTATTACTATCGAAGACCTTACATCCAACTCACCCACTCACCGAAAAACCAGATTTCAGCTGATGAATTTGGCTCTTTTAATAAGCCAGCACCCTCAAATGGTTGAAAAATTTAAAAGGAACAAACAGCTGCCTGCAAAAGATATATGTACAATTACTAAAACTAATAAAAGGCTTTTAGAAAGATGGAGAAAGTACATAGTAGCCATGCTCGTAGTATTAACCCACGACGAACTTTCCGGCTTCAGGAGTTACATATTTTCAGAAAGGAGGGGGAAATGA
- a CDS encoding copper amine oxidase N-terminal domain-containing protein → MKKGFKILTIITMIAFVLSFSVAAMAQEEYTDKGKGKQFAPGQLKKAVGQNEILEDTGGTGENGEAIEEENSENDGEDEETVNNLLKGLKNKKQDKKLILKQVRETLRSEGQAGIGVIVKGKLAKFEVPPVVKAGRTLVPFRAITEALGAEVSYDPETMTVTVVKGDTEVVLTLGSTIALVNGEEVEMDTNPELISNRTFVPIRFLSQALGADVEYDPDSDMVVVDDEEETEETEEVDEEVEEELAEEVEEEEIDENEEVEEEVEENEELEEAEEETQNEEVEESTEEETEEEAQNEEVEESTEETLEEEQNL, encoded by the coding sequence ATGAAAAAAGGTTTTAAAATCCTGACTATTATTACTATGATAGCGTTTGTTTTAAGTTTTTCAGTGGCCGCAATGGCACAGGAAGAGTACACCGATAAAGGAAAAGGCAAGCAATTTGCTCCCGGCCAGCTGAAAAAAGCTGTAGGGCAGAATGAAATCTTAGAAGACACCGGAGGTACAGGGGAAAATGGCGAGGCAATTGAGGAAGAAAACAGTGAAAATGATGGGGAAGATGAAGAGACGGTTAATAACCTTTTAAAGGGGCTCAAAAATAAAAAACAGGATAAAAAACTGATCTTAAAACAGGTTAGAGAGACATTAAGAAGTGAAGGTCAGGCCGGAATCGGGGTTATAGTAAAAGGAAAGTTAGCAAAATTTGAGGTTCCTCCAGTAGTAAAAGCCGGCCGCACTCTGGTTCCCTTTAGAGCTATAACCGAAGCTTTAGGGGCCGAAGTTTCATATGACCCTGAAACTATGACAGTAACAGTTGTAAAGGGCGATACAGAAGTTGTACTGACCCTAGGGAGCACAATAGCTCTAGTGAACGGTGAAGAAGTTGAAATGGATACGAATCCCGAATTAATCAGCAACAGGACATTTGTTCCTATAAGGTTCCTGAGTCAGGCTTTGGGGGCTGATGTTGAATACGACCCAGATAGCGATATGGTAGTTGTTGATGATGAAGAAGAAACGGAAGAAACAGAAGAGGTTGATGAAGAAGTGGAAGAGGAACTGGCAGAAGAAGTAGAAGAGGAAGAAATTGACGAAAATGAAGAAGTAGAAGAGGAAGTAGAAGAAAATGAGGAATTAGAAGAAGCAGAAGAAGAAACCCAGAATGAAGAAGTAGAAGAATCCACCGAAGAAGAAACAGAAGAAGAAGCCCAGAATGAAGAAGTAGAAGAATCCACCGAAGAGACTCTTGAGGAAGAACAAAATCTATAA
- a CDS encoding sigma-54 interaction domain-containing protein, whose product MNEKIIHVLSIDKKVNNFLVKTLKDIIGDKLHVVGFCFEEGVKGPKSAPLVLISGKFLYERARKVYPYSKIISAKRTINGSNLEKLFILPKGKKVLVINHPKETTIETICSLEEMGINHLEYIPYWRGSGIDIRDIDTAISPGMIHLCPEEIKNKIDIGSRPIAFSTFAEIMIYFGLNIEFIDKFAYEYGRRLVNAGQKISEAYQRAEGLRKNLQSIFAEIDDAIVSVDEHNRISEFNPVAEKLLGFSKKEIIGNKVDSVFKDIEGFSSLIADKEKKDKLLNLNEKRILCSYIPLSKESGESYIITFKEVSKIQKLEENIRRVLYKKGFVAKYTFDDIAGNSEAIKNTISKAQKIAKSNSTVLIIGESGTGKELFAQAIHNESSRKPRPFVAVNFAALPENLVESELFGYEEGAFTGAKKGGKEGLFEQAHGGTIFLDEIGDASLSIQARLLRVLQEKEVMRLGATKILPVDVRVIAATNKDLKQLVEKGLFREDLYYRLRVLPLTLPPLRERKEDIPVLAEIFMKKYGISKRLSKEAQYCMDKYNWPGNVRELENVMEYVANISEGDIIQVEDLPLDVNNISIKDRGSNGDRDIKLLIEKLDCLFNLKDVEFILEVLKGYKDKNIRIGRRKLADLARLKGMELTEEKIRTLLKNLQQYGLVLRGRTRQGTVLTKKGETILGYIRGE is encoded by the coding sequence ATGAATGAAAAAATTATCCACGTTCTTTCAATAGATAAAAAGGTTAATAATTTTTTAGTAAAGACTTTAAAAGATATAATCGGAGATAAACTCCACGTTGTCGGTTTTTGTTTTGAGGAGGGAGTAAAGGGGCCGAAATCAGCCCCCCTTGTTTTAATTTCCGGTAAATTTTTGTACGAAAGGGCCAGAAAAGTATATCCTTACAGCAAGATTATCAGTGCAAAAAGGACTATCAACGGTTCAAATTTGGAAAAGCTGTTTATTTTGCCGAAGGGCAAAAAGGTCCTTGTTATAAACCACCCGAAGGAGACAACAATAGAAACCATTTGTTCATTAGAGGAAATGGGTATAAACCATCTGGAATATATACCGTACTGGAGGGGAAGCGGGATAGACATCAGGGATATCGATACCGCTATTAGTCCGGGGATGATCCACTTATGCCCTGAAGAAATCAAAAATAAGATAGATATAGGCAGCAGGCCGATAGCATTTTCCACCTTTGCCGAAATAATGATATATTTCGGTTTAAACATAGAATTCATTGATAAATTTGCTTATGAATATGGAAGACGTCTTGTTAATGCCGGCCAGAAGATAAGTGAAGCATATCAAAGGGCAGAAGGCTTAAGAAAAAACCTGCAGTCCATATTCGCTGAAATAGATGATGCAATCGTTTCTGTGGATGAACATAATAGAATTTCCGAATTTAATCCTGTTGCGGAAAAACTGCTGGGTTTTTCGAAGAAAGAAATAATTGGAAATAAAGTCGATTCGGTCTTTAAAGATATCGAAGGTTTTTCTTCTTTAATTGCAGATAAAGAAAAAAAGGACAAACTCCTGAATCTTAATGAGAAAAGAATTTTATGTTCATATATACCATTGAGCAAAGAATCGGGAGAGAGCTATATTATTACTTTCAAAGAAGTTTCGAAAATACAGAAACTAGAGGAAAATATACGAAGAGTTCTCTACAAAAAAGGCTTTGTGGCTAAATATACCTTTGATGACATTGCTGGTAATAGTGAAGCTATAAAAAATACAATAAGTAAAGCCCAAAAAATTGCAAAGAGCAATTCAACGGTTTTGATAATCGGGGAAAGCGGGACAGGCAAAGAGCTATTTGCACAGGCTATCCATAATGAGTCTTCCAGAAAGCCAAGACCTTTTGTAGCGGTAAATTTTGCGGCACTGCCAGAAAACCTTGTGGAAAGCGAGCTGTTTGGGTATGAAGAAGGGGCATTTACTGGGGCTAAAAAGGGCGGGAAAGAAGGCTTGTTTGAACAAGCCCATGGGGGGACTATATTTCTTGATGAAATAGGAGATGCTTCTTTAAGTATTCAGGCCAGGCTTTTAAGGGTATTACAGGAAAAAGAAGTAATGAGGTTGGGGGCTACTAAGATTTTGCCGGTAGATGTAAGAGTTATCGCTGCTACAAATAAGGATTTAAAGCAGCTGGTTGAAAAAGGGTTGTTTAGGGAAGACCTATACTACCGTTTGAGGGTTCTTCCTCTAACATTACCTCCTTTGAGGGAGAGGAAGGAAGACATACCTGTATTAGCTGAAATCTTTATGAAAAAGTATGGAATATCAAAAAGGCTTTCTAAAGAAGCACAATACTGTATGGATAAATATAACTGGCCGGGGAATGTAAGGGAATTAGAGAATGTAATGGAATACGTAGCAAATATTTCTGAAGGCGATATAATACAGGTAGAGGATCTGCCTTTAGATGTAAATAATATTTCAATTAAAGATAGGGGTTCTAATGGAGACAGGGATATTAAATTACTTATCGAGAAGCTGGATTGTTTGTTTAACCTGAAGGATGTAGAATTTATATTAGAGGTTTTAAAAGGTTATAAAGATAAAAATATCAGGATCGGCAGAAGGAAGCTGGCCGATTTGGCCAGGTTAAAAGGCATGGAACTAACAGAGGAAAAAATCCGGACGTTATTGAAAAACTTACAGCAATATGGGCTGGTCTTAAGGGGACGTACAAGACAGGGTACCGTTCTGACTAAAAAAGGAGAAACTATATTAGGGTATATTAGGGGAGAATAG
- a CDS encoding aspartate aminotransferase family protein, translating to MPKCPKDNVFYRNLNWHYPKIVKGKGIYLYGEDGKRYIDGCSGSAVANIGHGNEEVAKAMEQQAKTIAFTHLSRFTTDAIANLADKIAEMTPGDLNKSYFVSGGSEATETAIKMTRQYFLERDGKTTKYKIIARKHSFHGNTIGALSMTGHVGRRRKYIPYLAEFPHIVAPYCYRCPYEESYPECGVRCAYALEEEIKEQGPENVAGFIAEPVVGSACPGMHPPKEYFSIIREICDRYDVLMIIDEVMAGFGRTGKNFGIDHYGVVPDIMTTAKGMSCGYSPLGAAVVSDKIYDTFAQGSGRFVHGHTYGGNPLSCAVGCTVLDIIKRENYIENARVQGEHLMEKLQKLYEYPIVGDIRGRGLMIGIEFVKDQKTKEPFDTSANIQGKVTVSCLNHGLVVYPGGGSVDGIRGDHILIAPPINITGEEIDELFDRLEKGIKDVCESVNR from the coding sequence ATGCCTAAATGTCCGAAGGACAATGTATTTTACAGGAATTTAAACTGGCATTATCCGAAGATAGTAAAAGGAAAAGGGATCTATCTTTATGGTGAGGATGGGAAGAGATATATAGACGGGTGCTCCGGTTCTGCAGTTGCGAATATAGGCCACGGGAATGAAGAGGTAGCAAAAGCCATGGAACAGCAGGCAAAGACCATTGCCTTTACCCATTTATCGAGGTTTACAACAGATGCAATAGCAAATCTGGCTGATAAGATAGCAGAAATGACACCTGGGGACCTGAACAAGAGCTATTTCGTTTCCGGAGGTTCGGAAGCAACAGAAACGGCAATAAAGATGACGAGGCAGTATTTCCTCGAAAGAGACGGAAAGACGACAAAATACAAGATTATCGCCAGGAAACACAGCTTCCACGGCAATACCATCGGTGCCCTTTCAATGACGGGCCATGTGGGCAGGAGGAGGAAATACATACCCTATCTTGCCGAATTCCCACATATAGTAGCACCCTACTGTTACCGCTGTCCCTATGAAGAGAGTTATCCTGAATGCGGTGTAAGGTGTGCCTATGCCCTGGAAGAAGAGATAAAGGAACAGGGCCCTGAAAACGTGGCTGGCTTTATAGCAGAACCCGTTGTAGGTTCAGCGTGCCCCGGTATGCACCCGCCGAAGGAATACTTCTCCATAATAAGGGAGATATGTGATAGATACGATGTGCTGATGATAATCGATGAGGTAATGGCCGGTTTTGGGAGGACCGGTAAGAATTTCGGAATCGACCACTATGGAGTTGTTCCGGATATCATGACCACGGCAAAGGGTATGAGCTGCGGTTATTCACCTCTGGGGGCTGCTGTTGTCAGCGATAAAATATACGATACCTTTGCTCAGGGTTCCGGGCGCTTCGTTCACGGCCATACCTATGGGGGTAATCCCCTGTCCTGTGCCGTAGGATGTACTGTTCTGGATATTATCAAGCGGGAGAACTATATAGAAAATGCAAGGGTTCAGGGAGAGCACCTAATGGAGAAACTCCAGAAACTTTATGAATATCCTATTGTTGGCGACATAAGGGGCAGAGGGCTGATGATCGGTATAGAGTTTGTTAAAGACCAGAAAACGAAGGAACCTTTCGACACTTCTGCCAATATCCAGGGCAAGGTTACCGTAAGCTGTCTGAACCACGGCCTTGTGGTTTATCCCGGCGGCGGTTCTGTGGACGGTATCAGGGGTGACCACATCCTTATAGCACCTCCAATTAATATAACCGGGGAGGAGATCGATGAACTGTTTGACCGCCTTGAAAAAGGTATCAAGGATGTTTGTGAATCTGTAAACAGATAA
- the dcuC gene encoding C4-dicarboxylate transporter DcuC: MFGLLIGLVVTIIAVRALLKKYYPHAVLLAAGLFMMAMATIINQASVIGDKTTGSFFVDLFEFIKNTAGARVGGLGLIIMSVAGFSVYMDHIGASRVLSNLATSPLKKLNKPYLVLGLCYTVGQILNVFIPSASGLALLLMVTMYPVLLSLGIPKISAAAVIVTTACLDLGPASGNANLAAKTGGIDVAEYFVSYQIPVSVLVILVITVLHIIVQSYFDKKEKIYNNRELNIAAKDSITSDEEKLQNDAPKFYAILPIIPLALLLVFSQFFITSIKMNVITAMFIGLFVSLICEFFVKKDLKKVFASIKVYFDGMGRNLALVITLIVAGETFAGGLKSIGAIGYIIDSAKNLGMGIEPMMIVMTVIISVTALLMGSGNAAFFAFAPLAPQVAAAVGANPLIMLLPMQLASGIARSASPILAATIAVAGMTDLNTLDVAKRALIPMLGGLIATIVGTLLFI, encoded by the coding sequence ATGTTTGGATTACTTATTGGGTTAGTTGTTACTATTATAGCTGTTAGAGCATTGTTAAAGAAGTATTATCCCCATGCTGTATTATTGGCTGCTGGGCTATTTATGATGGCTATGGCAACTATTATCAATCAAGCATCGGTGATAGGGGACAAAACAACAGGCAGTTTTTTTGTTGACCTTTTTGAGTTTATTAAAAATACTGCTGGAGCACGGGTAGGTGGTTTAGGACTTATTATCATGTCTGTGGCAGGGTTTTCCGTATATATGGATCATATAGGAGCATCTAGAGTATTATCTAACCTGGCAACTAGTCCTCTTAAAAAGCTTAATAAGCCATATCTGGTACTTGGTCTGTGCTATACTGTCGGTCAGATACTTAATGTCTTTATACCGAGTGCATCAGGATTAGCACTGTTGTTAATGGTTACAATGTATCCTGTATTATTGTCGCTAGGTATTCCTAAGATATCAGCTGCTGCTGTAATTGTTACAACAGCCTGTCTGGATTTGGGACCGGCTTCAGGAAATGCAAACCTTGCAGCTAAAACAGGTGGAATTGATGTTGCAGAATATTTTGTTAGCTATCAAATTCCTGTTTCAGTGTTAGTTATACTGGTAATTACAGTTTTGCATATAATCGTTCAAAGTTATTTTGATAAAAAAGAAAAAATTTATAATAATAGAGAATTAAACATTGCAGCGAAAGACTCAATTACATCCGATGAAGAAAAATTACAAAATGATGCGCCTAAATTTTATGCTATTTTGCCGATAATACCTCTTGCTCTACTATTAGTATTTAGTCAATTTTTTATCACTTCAATAAAAATGAATGTAATTACAGCAATGTTTATTGGTTTATTTGTTAGCTTAATATGTGAATTTTTTGTTAAAAAAGACCTCAAGAAGGTATTTGCTAGTATAAAGGTTTACTTTGACGGGATGGGGAGAAATCTGGCATTAGTTATTACATTAATTGTTGCTGGAGAAACTTTTGCAGGAGGACTAAAATCTATTGGAGCTATTGGTTATATTATTGACAGTGCAAAAAATTTAGGTATGGGTATTGAACCCATGATGATTGTTATGACGGTAATAATATCAGTGACCGCGCTATTAATGGGATCAGGAAATGCAGCATTTTTTGCATTTGCTCCGTTAGCACCCCAGGTTGCAGCAGCAGTAGGTGCAAACCCTTTAATTATGTTGCTTCCAATGCAATTAGCTTCGGGCATTGCTAGGAGTGCATCACCCATACTTGCTGCAACGATAGCTGTTGCAGGAATGACAGACCTTAATACATTAGATGTTGCCAAGAGGGCTTTAATTCCAATGCTGGGAGGTCTTATTGCAACTATTGTTGGAACTCTATTATTTATTTAA